A single region of the Triticum dicoccoides isolate Atlit2015 ecotype Zavitan chromosome 2B, WEW_v2.0, whole genome shotgun sequence genome encodes:
- the LOC119365363 gene encoding probable potassium transporter 11 isoform X1 — translation MASLSESDGTNRGDMWELDQNLDQPMDEEATRLKNMYREKKFSSVLMLRLAFQSLGVVFGDLGTSPLYVFYNAFPHGVNDNEDVIGALSLIIYTLTLIPLVKYVFVVLRANDNGQGGTLALYSLLCRHAKISTIPNQHKTDEDLTTYSRQTYEENSLAAKIKRWLETRAYKRNCLLILVLLGTCTAIGDGILTPAISGILHNLFRIHVQHHIFLSKLNISRNLICDLYFTVLSASGGIKVQNPNMSTDIVVLVAVIILIGVFSMQHFGTDKVGWLFAPIVLIWFILIGSVGALNIHKHGSSVLKAYNPVYIYRYFRRNGNSSNTWTVLGGIMLSITGTEALFADLCHFPVLAIQIAFTFIVFPCLLLAYTGQAAYIISNKQHVNDAFYRSIPDAIYWPAFVIATAAAIIASQATISATYSIIKQALALGCFPRVKVVHTSKKFLGQIYIPDINWLLLILCIAVTAGFKNQSQIGNAYGTAVVIVMLVTTFLMVPIMLLVWKSHWILVVTFIVLSLMVELPYFWACILKIDQGGWVPLVIAIAFFIIMYVWHYCTVKRYEFEMHSKVSMAWILGLGPSLGLVRVPGIGFVYTELASGVPHIFSHFITNLPAIHSVVVFVCVKYLPVYTVPVEERFLVRRIGPKNFHIFRCIARYGYKDLHKKDDDFEKMLFDCLTLFIRLESMMDGYSDSDEFSLPEQRTEGSINTAFLADKTVNTMCSNGDLSYSSQDSIVPVQSPLGVNNLLTYSSQTNRTVSNEVEFLNRCRDAGVVHILGNTIVRARRDSGIIKKISVDYLYAFMRRICRENSVMFNIPHESLLNVGQIYYI, via the exons ATGGCGTCGCTGTCCGAAAGCGACGGGACGAACAGGGGGGACATGTGGGAGCTGGATCAGAACCTTGATCAGCCCATGGATGAGGAAGCCACCAGACTCAAGAATATGTACCGAGAAAAG AAATTCTCATCAGTTTTGATGCTGCGGCTTGCATTTCAGAGCCTTGGGGTGGTCTTTGGTGACTTGGGCACATCACCGCTCTATGTGTTCTATAATGCCTTTCCTCATGGAGTAAACGACAACGAGGATGTTATTGGAGCTCTTTCCTTGATCATTTACACCCTTACTCTCATCCCTCTTGTGAAGTATGTTTTTGTTGTCTTGCGGGCAAATGACAATGGTCAAG GTGGTACACTTGCTCTATATTCACTTCTCTGCCGTCATGCAAAGATCAGCACTATACCCAACCAACACAAGACTGATGAGGACTTAACGACATATAGTCGGCAAACTTATGAGGAGAACTCATTGGCAGCAAAAATAAAGAGATGGCTAGAAACACGCGCATATAAAAGAAACTGTCTTCTTATTCTTGTTCTCCTTGGTACTTGTACAGCTATTGGAGATGGAATCCTTACTCCTGCTATATCAGGTATTCTACATAATCTCTTCCGAATTCATGTTCAGCATCATATTTTTCTGAGTAAATTGAACATTTCCAGGAATCTGATTTGTGATTTGTATTTCACAGTTCTTTCTGCATCAGGTGGAATAAAAGTTCAGAATCCAAACATGAGTACTG ATATTGTTGTACTTGTTGCCGTGATCATCTTGATTGGAGTATTCAGCATGCAACACTTTGGTACAGACAAAGTTGGATGGCTATTTGCACCTATAGTGCTCATCTGGTTCATTTTAATTGGAAGCGTCGGTGCACTGAACATACACAAGCATGGTAGCTCTGTATTAAAAGCGTACAATCCAGTCTATATATACCGTTATTTCCGAAGGAATGGCAATTCTTCTAACACCTGGACTGTTCTTGGAGGAATCATGCTTAGCATCACAG GAACTGAAGCGTTATTTGCGGATCTATGTCATTTTCCTGTTTTGGCCATTCAGATTGCATTCACCTTCATTGTATTCCCATGCCTTCTTCTGGCATACACAGGGCAAGCAGCTTATATAATTTCCAACAAGCAACATGTGAATGACGCCTTCTATCGCTCCATTCCAG ATGCCATATACTGGCCAGCCTTTGTTATAGCAACTGCTGCAGCAATAATTGCAAGCCAAGCCACCATATCTGCAACCTACTCGATAATAAAGCAGGCTCTTGCACTAGGATGTTTCCCCCGCGTGAAGGTAGTCCACACCTCGAAGAAATTTCTCGGGCAGATTTATATCCCTGACATCAACTGGCTCCTCCTTATTCTTTGTATTGCTGTGACTGCTGGATTCAAGAACCAGAGCCAGATAGGAAATGCATACG GCACTGCAGTGGTTATAGTTATGCTAGTGACAACGTTCCTCATGGTACCAATAATGCTGCTGGTGTGGAAGAGTCACTGGATTCTTGTCGTCACCTTTATTGTGCTCTCGTTGATGGTAGAGCTACCATACTTCTGGGCTTGCATATTGAAGATTGACCAGGGTGGTTGGGTCCCGCTTGTCATCGCGATAGCCTTCTTCATCATCATGTATGTGTGGCACTATTGCACTGTAAAGCGGTATGAATTTGAGATGCACAGCAAGGTGTCAATGGCCTGGATCCTTGGCCTTGGTCCGAGCCTTGGTCTTGTCAGGGTTCCAGGGATAGGCTTTGTGTACACTGAGCTGGCAAGTGGCGTACCGCACATCTTCTCCCACTTTATCACCAACTTACCTGCTATCCACTCGGTTGTTGTCTTCGTGTGTGTCAAGTATCTTCCAGTCTACACAGTCCCGGTGGAGGAACGGTTCCTTGTGAGGAGGATTGGGCCGAAGAACTTCCATATATTCCGTTGTATTGCACGGTACGGGTATAAAGACCTCCACAAGAAAGATGATGACTTtgagaagatgctctttgactgcctCACACTATTCATCCGACTCGAGAGCATGATGGATGGTTATTCAGATTCCGACGAGTTCAGCTTACCAGAGCAGAGGACTGAAGGATCGATCAACACTGCATTTCTGGCAGACAAAACTGTCAACACAATGTGCTCCAATGGTGACCTTAGCTACTCATCACAGGATTCTATTGTGCCAGTGCAGTCACCGCTCGGGGTAAACAATCTGTTGACGTACTCAAGCCAAACCAACCGTACAGTCAGCAACGAAGTGGAGTTCTTGAACCGGTGCAGGGATGCTGGTGTTGTGCACATCCTAGGGAACACCATTGTGCGCGCTCGGAGAGATTCAGGGATCATCAAGAAGATTTCTGTAGATTACTTGTATGCCTTCATGAGGAGGATCTGCAGGGAGAACAGTGTGATGTTCAACATTCCTCATGAGAGCCTTCTTAATGTTGGGCAAATATACTACATCTGA
- the LOC119365363 gene encoding probable potassium transporter 11 isoform X2, with translation MASLSESDGTNRGDMWELDQNLDQPMDEEATRLKNMYREKKFSSVLMLRLAFQSLGVVFGDLGTSPLYVFYNAFPHGVNDNEDVIGALSLIIYTLTLIPLVKYVFVVLRANDNGQGGTLALYSLLCRHAKISTIPNQHKTDEDLTTYSRQTYEENSLAAKIKRWLETRAYKRNCLLILVLLGTCTAIGDGILTPAISVLSASGGIKVQNPNMSTDIVVLVAVIILIGVFSMQHFGTDKVGWLFAPIVLIWFILIGSVGALNIHKHGSSVLKAYNPVYIYRYFRRNGNSSNTWTVLGGIMLSITGTEALFADLCHFPVLAIQIAFTFIVFPCLLLAYTGQAAYIISNKQHVNDAFYRSIPDAIYWPAFVIATAAAIIASQATISATYSIIKQALALGCFPRVKVVHTSKKFLGQIYIPDINWLLLILCIAVTAGFKNQSQIGNAYGTAVVIVMLVTTFLMVPIMLLVWKSHWILVVTFIVLSLMVELPYFWACILKIDQGGWVPLVIAIAFFIIMYVWHYCTVKRYEFEMHSKVSMAWILGLGPSLGLVRVPGIGFVYTELASGVPHIFSHFITNLPAIHSVVVFVCVKYLPVYTVPVEERFLVRRIGPKNFHIFRCIARYGYKDLHKKDDDFEKMLFDCLTLFIRLESMMDGYSDSDEFSLPEQRTEGSINTAFLADKTVNTMCSNGDLSYSSQDSIVPVQSPLGVNNLLTYSSQTNRTVSNEVEFLNRCRDAGVVHILGNTIVRARRDSGIIKKISVDYLYAFMRRICRENSVMFNIPHESLLNVGQIYYI, from the exons ATGGCGTCGCTGTCCGAAAGCGACGGGACGAACAGGGGGGACATGTGGGAGCTGGATCAGAACCTTGATCAGCCCATGGATGAGGAAGCCACCAGACTCAAGAATATGTACCGAGAAAAG AAATTCTCATCAGTTTTGATGCTGCGGCTTGCATTTCAGAGCCTTGGGGTGGTCTTTGGTGACTTGGGCACATCACCGCTCTATGTGTTCTATAATGCCTTTCCTCATGGAGTAAACGACAACGAGGATGTTATTGGAGCTCTTTCCTTGATCATTTACACCCTTACTCTCATCCCTCTTGTGAAGTATGTTTTTGTTGTCTTGCGGGCAAATGACAATGGTCAAG GTGGTACACTTGCTCTATATTCACTTCTCTGCCGTCATGCAAAGATCAGCACTATACCCAACCAACACAAGACTGATGAGGACTTAACGACATATAGTCGGCAAACTTATGAGGAGAACTCATTGGCAGCAAAAATAAAGAGATGGCTAGAAACACGCGCATATAAAAGAAACTGTCTTCTTATTCTTGTTCTCCTTGGTACTTGTACAGCTATTGGAGATGGAATCCTTACTCCTGCTATATCAG TTCTTTCTGCATCAGGTGGAATAAAAGTTCAGAATCCAAACATGAGTACTG ATATTGTTGTACTTGTTGCCGTGATCATCTTGATTGGAGTATTCAGCATGCAACACTTTGGTACAGACAAAGTTGGATGGCTATTTGCACCTATAGTGCTCATCTGGTTCATTTTAATTGGAAGCGTCGGTGCACTGAACATACACAAGCATGGTAGCTCTGTATTAAAAGCGTACAATCCAGTCTATATATACCGTTATTTCCGAAGGAATGGCAATTCTTCTAACACCTGGACTGTTCTTGGAGGAATCATGCTTAGCATCACAG GAACTGAAGCGTTATTTGCGGATCTATGTCATTTTCCTGTTTTGGCCATTCAGATTGCATTCACCTTCATTGTATTCCCATGCCTTCTTCTGGCATACACAGGGCAAGCAGCTTATATAATTTCCAACAAGCAACATGTGAATGACGCCTTCTATCGCTCCATTCCAG ATGCCATATACTGGCCAGCCTTTGTTATAGCAACTGCTGCAGCAATAATTGCAAGCCAAGCCACCATATCTGCAACCTACTCGATAATAAAGCAGGCTCTTGCACTAGGATGTTTCCCCCGCGTGAAGGTAGTCCACACCTCGAAGAAATTTCTCGGGCAGATTTATATCCCTGACATCAACTGGCTCCTCCTTATTCTTTGTATTGCTGTGACTGCTGGATTCAAGAACCAGAGCCAGATAGGAAATGCATACG GCACTGCAGTGGTTATAGTTATGCTAGTGACAACGTTCCTCATGGTACCAATAATGCTGCTGGTGTGGAAGAGTCACTGGATTCTTGTCGTCACCTTTATTGTGCTCTCGTTGATGGTAGAGCTACCATACTTCTGGGCTTGCATATTGAAGATTGACCAGGGTGGTTGGGTCCCGCTTGTCATCGCGATAGCCTTCTTCATCATCATGTATGTGTGGCACTATTGCACTGTAAAGCGGTATGAATTTGAGATGCACAGCAAGGTGTCAATGGCCTGGATCCTTGGCCTTGGTCCGAGCCTTGGTCTTGTCAGGGTTCCAGGGATAGGCTTTGTGTACACTGAGCTGGCAAGTGGCGTACCGCACATCTTCTCCCACTTTATCACCAACTTACCTGCTATCCACTCGGTTGTTGTCTTCGTGTGTGTCAAGTATCTTCCAGTCTACACAGTCCCGGTGGAGGAACGGTTCCTTGTGAGGAGGATTGGGCCGAAGAACTTCCATATATTCCGTTGTATTGCACGGTACGGGTATAAAGACCTCCACAAGAAAGATGATGACTTtgagaagatgctctttgactgcctCACACTATTCATCCGACTCGAGAGCATGATGGATGGTTATTCAGATTCCGACGAGTTCAGCTTACCAGAGCAGAGGACTGAAGGATCGATCAACACTGCATTTCTGGCAGACAAAACTGTCAACACAATGTGCTCCAATGGTGACCTTAGCTACTCATCACAGGATTCTATTGTGCCAGTGCAGTCACCGCTCGGGGTAAACAATCTGTTGACGTACTCAAGCCAAACCAACCGTACAGTCAGCAACGAAGTGGAGTTCTTGAACCGGTGCAGGGATGCTGGTGTTGTGCACATCCTAGGGAACACCATTGTGCGCGCTCGGAGAGATTCAGGGATCATCAAGAAGATTTCTGTAGATTACTTGTATGCCTTCATGAGGAGGATCTGCAGGGAGAACAGTGTGATGTTCAACATTCCTCATGAGAGCCTTCTTAATGTTGGGCAAATATACTACATCTGA
- the LOC119368190 gene encoding uncharacterized protein LOC119368190, whose product MSMPDDFVIFPAEGKISNGPEGALVSPDCPFLVARLPQPLNKSFEQVRRWIMQLFQLNDGTHELTLQHILYVRNNPMAPPSTVLIDIIGDDSWRAFLNVAWRHVGVFRLFVKWSAKKTTSVSKAVASNGTPVADEDPAVTDESDDDGSWPTCKHDKPCTIETSWDRQDPGRRFYRCPLFADSKQDCGFTQWLDRKFPEKAIEHMNYLTDKVDSLEQQVDNLKCELEELRHRRQKRSIAEAVVSHGDKCPCGKIPCDVACCNQDVKPRPSQIRRLANAN is encoded by the exons ATGTCGATGCCAGATGACTTTGTGATATTTCCTGCTGAAGGGAAGATTTCCAATGGGCCTGAGGGGGCACTAGTGAGTCCCGATTGCCCATTTCTGGTCGCACGTCTGCCACAGCCACTGAACAAGTCGTTCGAGCAAGTGCGACGCTGGATAATGCAGCTCTTCCAGTTGAATGATGGGACACATGAGCTCACTCTGCAGCACATTCTGTATGTCAGGAACAATCCCATGGCTCCCCCTTCCACTGTGCTGATTGACATAATTGGGGACGATTCCTGGAGGGCGTTCCTGAATGTGGCATGGCGCCATGTTGGAGTTTTCAGGCTGTTTGTCAAGTGGAGTGCCAAGAAGACAACCTCTGTTTCTAAGGCAGTCGCCAGCAATGGCACACCGGTTGCTGATGAAGATCCTGCAGTGacagatgaatctgatgatgatggcAGCTGGCCAACTTGCAAGCATGATAAACCTTGCACCATTGAAACTTCATGGGACCGTCAAGACCCAGGGAGAAGGTTCTACCGCTGCCCTCTCTTCGCG GATTCAAAACAGGACTGTGGTTTCACCCAATGGCTGGACAGGAAGTTCCCTGAGAAGGCGATTGAGCACATGAACTACCTCACGGACAAGGTTGATTCACTCGAGCAGCAGGTTGACAACCTGAAGTGCGAGCTCGAGGAACTTCGTCATCGTCGCCAGAAAAGGTCGATCGCAGAAGCTGTTGTCAGTCATGGAGACAAGTGCCCATGTGGCAAGATCCCTTGCGATGTAGCTTGTTGCAATCAGGATGTAAAGCCACGCCCAAGCCAGATTCGTAGATTGGCCAACGCCAATTAG